TCAATATTTAGAGATTTTTCAGCTACAGGTTTCTGACACATACTTTCTTTGGCAGTCTTCTTGGTTCAAGGTTTTGGGAACACATCAGAGACACTTTGAATCCTGACACTTCTCATGGGGCAGATCCGTGGGTTTACTATATAATTTATGCTTTCTTTGTCTTCCTCTTCAACATATTTGACATTGTAAGTTGCCATTAACATAGCATGCAGAAAGTAGATTTTAAAATGTTGCATGCACAAAATATTTTCCCTTGAAGATTGCCGTTCAATTGAAGTGATTAGAACATCAATGGAATCAAGTCAATAAACTAGGTCCTTTTTAACAGGGATGTTTCTGGACTGAAAAGTTTCTATCTAGCTCCTTGGATTGAAGCACTCCAAGTCATTAGGGGAACCCAAAATACCAGTTGGTCTAGAAAAGGTGAAAGAATAAGTAAAAGATACCCAGACTTGCTGGTGAGTTTACGATGTTCAGGGCAGATGATGGCACAACAGAAATTGAAATCAATCTTTTAAGATTACTAATTAGATAGCCAGGAGGTCAAAAAAGGATAGAAGACCACATAAGGCTGAGTTTTCTCTGAATAAAGGTAGGGGGAGAAAGAGTAGTCATTTTAGGAAAGATGATGTCATTTAGAAAAGTTATTAAAAACTGATTATTTGATGTTAATCTCATATAAATTTCTGCTTCTGTCActtaaagaaagaaaagcttTTGAAAGGTTTTCAGGGATACTCTCTCTTGCTCAGTTTTACTTAACAGTAAACTTGTGACCAGGcgaacatgccaaaagaaattgCTGATTACTTAAACAAGATAGGAGCTAGAATTCCGAGTATAAAGCCTGGAAAAGCCACAATTGCATATTTGACAAAGATCCAAGCTTCAACGCGGTTCTGGGGTACgtattttctctctctctctatctcaaCCTCTATTTCTTGTTGTGCGATTCACTAACAGATggtacttttcttttttaatttattggaTTGTTGTGCAGGTGGTCTGTTATTAAGTGTTTTGGCCACCACATCCACCATTCTAGACCATTATTTGCGTCGCATCAATGAAGGATATGCAATAGGATTGACATCAGTGCTAATAATTGTAAGTTCATGGTTTTCAGGCATGCATAGTTTCTTTCTGAGGATACACATATTCCTTTCCCTCCTGCCAATAGGCTCTCTAACCCAAAGGTCAAGGGAAAAGCAAATGAAAAAAGAGGAACAAAAAGAATGTGATGTGGATACCTTAACTCACTCTTTTTGACATCAGTACTAGTGATTGTAATTTCATTGTTTTCAGGCATGAATAGTTGCTTTCTGAACACACAGATCTCCCTCACTGGCCGCTCCCCCACCAATTAAGCTCTCTAACCTCAAAAGAGCATGATGCGGGTGCCTTTACTTAATCTGTTTCAAGCCGATTTGATTAGCTAATATCTCTTGCGTCTACACATTTTAATCTATCGGGGTACTGATTGATAAGCAACCAATAAGTTTTTTGACACCCTCAGTTATGCACTTGGAATTGATCTCTTCTTGTTCCTTGGAGAAGTTGATTGTTTCATCAATTGTCCAGCAGTGGCATAAACCTACTGTTGGATTGCTCTATATGAGAATTGAATCTATATTCAGTCAGTCGGGAGTTATCCCAATTCACACCCCAAGTCCCTTGGTCCTTTTAAAACGAATGGTACTCCATGAATTGATCCTGAGCCAACTGTGCATCAATTATTTTGGTCCTCCAAATATCTCGTTCGCCCTATTTTAACCCTCCATGATACCATATATATGTGCTATGAATTCAACTCAAACAGTGATTGTCTCTATGCTGTGTGGGCTATCCATTATCGTATCACTGTCAATCTCCTAGTCTTGTCAATTCCTTCTAAGAGGAATGTTCCTGTAGTTATGTGCTCTATATTTAGATATATATGCAGAATGTTCCTGTAGTTATCTGCTTTATATTATGGTTTACATGCATCATGTTGTGAAGCTATATTGTAAATAGCAGGGAATCCATTCCCTCATCTTTCAGAGGGCTGTGACCTCGCCTTGCATCAGGCAAAAATTTAATCTTCTGTCCATTGCAATGTCATAATGTATTTATATTGAGGGGTTGATTGGTAAATTATTATAAGTTTCACAAGGCAAATATGGAATTTTTCTACTGTTTCAAAGGACTAATAGTAGTGGCAAGCATGGCTTTAACGGTAATGAGGTAATTCACATGATTTTTGACTCCACAATGAGGGGATATCTATTCATAAAGCAATGGAAGTAAACTGCAACTGAAACCACAAGGAGGTAATATTTTAACCCATAAACTTATATAGGCAGAGTTTTCAGGTAGAGAGCAAACTCAGATTCAAAGCTAAACAGTTTTTCTGAAGTTGTCTGGTTATTTTTACCAACTTAGTAGAAATCACTGTTATTATACTCATGGGAATGTAGTAGAATGGTTATTGTCATTCAGATGTCGTATTGAAATATTTCTTCCTGCCTTCTGCTTTGCAGGTAGGTTCGATTATTGAATTGAGAAGATCTTATCAAGCATACAATGTAATGCCAAGTCTAAGTATGGCTTTGAAGCGTTATGGTGTATGAAATTGGAGGATGGCTCTATTCGAGGTATATCTACGGtgtcatacttagtacatggtCTGTACCTTATGACTTCTCTCATACATTGCTTGGTGTTTGTGCAGTAAATGGGATTCAGTTCTTGCTTGCATCATTGATACTGAGAATATTTTGCATAGTCTAGGATGTTCTTGAGTGAAATCTTAACTACCAGTCAACTTTTAAAACTTGGAAGATCAAAGATGTCGCAATCAGCCAACTCCTCCTGGTCAAGACAAATTTTCCATATGTGGCAAGTAAAATGTAGCCCATCCTTTGGCTGACAGAGTAAGCCATTTTATccttttcttccttttatttttctctgTCACACTTCAGTTGTGTCATATATGATTAGATGCGTTTTTGCCGGATGTTTAGTAACTGCTAGTAATATATGTAGAGTTCAATGATCGTGAAACAGAAAAACCATTCGACCCACTAGCTTCACAAATTAGTTGGACTTCTACAtgcaatttttgaaattttgctGGTGATAACATGATTCATCCGCTTCCTGAATTGTGTTTCCAGGATACAGGATGACTAGCACGAAATAACTGAATTTAGACAAAGACAAGCATGCCACGGAGGGTTTATCGATTTGTTCACAGAGTATCATTTGTCTTTCTTACATTCCAATGTTGACACAAACTGATGAAGTGCTGTCTGAGCATTAATATAGTTCAAGATACCTGCAAAATAAGCATGCTCTCAATGTATATAAttacatttttgaaaaatattgtaGATGGCCAAATTATGGCATGAAACAAGTCTATTCTTCTCTTGGCAAGCAAAAGAGGATGTGATTTTGCTTTATTTTTGAGGAGTATGTTTACAATCTGCTTGTGTTTGTTGAAACATGTGCATCAGTGTGAATTTTTAACCATATTTACGTGATGAGGACTAGCCTGTACGCAAATGTTCCTTCCTTTTCTCTCTATCTAATGGAGTTAGAAACAGTATTGAGTTAGAATAGtggaatttgaaaattttataatcttttttaaaatataaaagtgaaAAATTATTCTAGAAAAAAGCGAATAATTCTTATGCCAAACGTCTCCATTGTCTTTACATTGAGAATTCTTGTTTATGCTCCAAAATCAATTAAGGTTGTACTAaatttagagcctgtttggatggatttattttgagtaatttataaattgaaaactgcttataagttaaaataaaaataggtgcaattcaacttatttttttttgacttataagttgtttttaacTTATtagctgcttaaaataagttcattcaaACAAAACCAATTATTTATTAGggtttattttaagcacaaaatgactttaagttgactAGCTAAACATtcaaaaaagttgaaaacagcttataagtaacttataagtcaatccaaacggatTCCGAAGATAGACATAAAAAAGAGATGACTTGGTAGCTTTAGAACCCTCGAACCTTTCACCCATTGCAAAATAATTGGTTTTATTACTTATTAACTTAAATAATCTTAGTAGCTTTGTTGGTTGgttgtttgaatttttatttagttGGTGAGAGTTCAATTTTTCACCTTACAATCATAATCATAGTAGATTAGTTAGTTGGTTATCTATATTTTTATCTAGTAGATGAGGATTCAATTTTCCACCttatttctccttttcttaaccccattttaattttattttttaaaagtaatttcAAGCATAAAGGATACTACTTTTAGTGGGTTATTATGGGCACGGATGAGTCACCTAATGATGGTTCGATTCACATTCTTTGTTAAAAAATTATCTGGTGTacctaaattaaatattaattattatgagtGTATATTTAAGTTTGCACACTCTTGAtataattaaaaaggaaaatttaAGCGCTCTTCAATCAAATTTTTGGCGCTGCCTCAGTTTCTATTTATTCAACACTAGTAACGGCATCTATGCTTTTCAAATGTTTCAAATACATTTTACACAATACTACCTCCGTCGCACTTTCAATTTTACACGAtaattaagaaatcattaatataTTGAaagactttaccattttgccaattatttatatcaatgcaatatacatatagtatagaaataattaatattaaaaattatttatattcaaaagatcatattaattatagaaataaaataaaaaaaatttaattaatataaattttaattaatttcttcGTCCCTCAGGGACATCGTAACTCTTTTTTGTCTTGTTTTTTCTTAGGCGTTAATTTCAAAAGATATAAATGTTGACGAACCAATAGAAATATCTCTGTGAGTAACgtctctctctttcatttttcaAGTGAGTAACATAATAAAGGGAAGAGGGAAATAGATCGGCAAATCGGAACGAAAACTGGAACCAGCGCGctaaaatgtcgatttgaatTTGCAATAGAGCTTCGTATTCTGCACACACAGAAGACTGAGCAatggaagaagaaggaggaggaggggAAACAGGTTTCATGGTTATTGAAACAGTCTCAGATACTCTCGATAGCTCTATCAAATTCCATCTTGTTACTGATATTTTAGGTTTCGTCCTCTTTATGCACCAGCAAATCCCTtcgtaagtataaaaaaattgtcGAAATTTGATTTTTGTTGCTTGTTTCTCTGGCGCCGCTCTAATTGATCCTCCTTCTACTGTTTGTTTGATTGCGCAGCTTACTGCAGGATCTCActcttgaatttgatgaattaaaCACTGAATTTGCAGAATTGGTGAGTGAATACTTGCATTTCTGCTACTGTAATGGGTACTTTGGGGAACATTGTTGGAGATTTATCATTTCATATGGTTCATGtacttattttcaaaaatagtcaCAAGGCTTAATGATATTCAAAATTCCATATTAAATATAAGATGATGtagtaaataaaatacaaaattaacTCATACTCCCTCTGATCACTTTTACTGGACTTTGCAGCTCCTTGAGAAACAATGATTAGTTTAAGTATTTTACCAAAATACCCATAATAATTGATGTATAGTCTTAGgttttagaaaataatttgggaaataagtAACTAATGTTGAgggtaaaataggaaaaaaataattgtcatttcttgatatgttaaaagtgacAACTAAAAGggaaaatctatttttgaaataatggaCAAGTAAAAGTTAACGGAGGGAGTATCttcttttgataaatcaaaacCAAACTTAACTacttattttaagttttgaagtATATCATGAACAAATATGGTGTCTGATGTGTACGGTTAGATGCTTTTCTTTTCTCAATGAATGTTTAGAACTCTAATCTGTTTGTGTATAATCTAATTAGGTTTCAAGTTACATTGTATCATACTCAGCTAAAACTCCACTAAATTTGGTTGAAGCAAATTTAGTCTCAAGGAAAGAGACATTGTTACTTGCTTCTGAAGCCATTGTTATTTTCGTTAAGCATCCTTTACAGTACTCATATCTATTTAGGCTTGGAAGTATGACCTAGTTCTGACTTTCTTCTAGGAGACAGCTATTGTACAAGCAGAAACATGCTCTTTACGTAGAAATCATGCTTCCAGGAAGAGGGAGGTGAGGATGGGAATAAGGAGACTGGAAAAGTTAATGAGCACTATATCAAGTCTCAAGACTGCTCTTCAATTAATGATCACGGAATTTCCTGCTATTCAAAGGGTTATTCTGATTCTTGGGCCCAGTCCTCTGCGCCCTCTAAATGTGTATGAACTCAGCTTTTCGTGTGAAACAGCAGCCTCTGGAGGAGATTTTACTAGGAATCGAGTTGTGGAAACACTTTCAAAGAAGGTCTCTTCGTTTGTTTACTTATGTTGCATCTCACATTTCTTtatagatatatatgtatatatcttgTGTGCATGAATTTGGGGTTTCTGTTTTTACACAGGCCATTCGGGTTTTAGTTTCAAAGGGTGCAGGATCTAGCTCCTCAACTGGTATTCATTGGATTTTACTTTCCATTAGATGTACATAAAAGATATAATTTCTGGGCATTCCTTGCTAATACTCATATCCTTTTAGGTCCTACCAAGTTGTTCCTCTTGGTTCAAGCTCCTTCGTCAATTAACTTGCATCTGCATTTTCTTCCAAAGAGGGATTTTAGGTACAGCAAAAAGGTAAATTCCCATAGGTTGTCCCTATGATTCTAAATTATCGGAATTCGGTTCTTCAGATGAATATTCTCCCGGTAAGCATTCTTTATGGCAATTAAAAAgatgtttataattattagcTGGTTCAGCTGTGCTAGTCAATTATTTATTGTCATCAAGCTTCTGTAATATTAATATGATGAGAATGAAATCTTTCCTAAGCTGATGCTTTACGTAGAAGCTCCCTCCCATATCTCCTCTTCTTTTCATAACTTTTTTTGCCTAGCAATGATAATACTGGTTGATTGGTTTTACATCCCTTCTCTTCCTCACTTCATCTTGTTTGTATGCATCTCACATATGTTGAATCAGTATCTAGACCAATATCTGATGTAAGTGAGATGATGGACCTTGAGGCTCCTATTAATTCAATAAATAATAATCATCCTTTGAGAGTCCATCATAATTCTAATTTCACTCTCCAGAGCCTTATAATTACGAGCATCATAATATTAATCTATCTTACTTCTATAAATGTTTTTCCTCACAAGCAATTTGCATGTTATGGTGCAGATAGTGCCTTTCAAAGTGCGGTTTACTGGTCGAACCAAAAATCTTGAAAGAGAAGCGCGTGCTGATGATACTCACACTGCTAAAGCAATTACATCACATAGTTCTAATGTCAATGATGTTATCTGGTACTAACAATATTTAGGATATTATAACTCTGTATCTTTTATCCTTCTTTTGTTGACAATGATGATAAATCTTATCTTAGACTATTCTTGCCATTGACAATGCTAGACAGAAATCTGCTGACAAAAGGAAAAATTCAACCTTTTGTTCAATATGTTTTATGTTTTGATAAATGGGAAAACAGTTTTCTCAACCCTCAGCACTAAAATTTCTGTTTCATTGTTTGCTGCGCAGATGGTCATTTGTATTGAAATCTAGTAAATCAAAGAACTTATGATTTGCTCTTATTGGGACTCTAATTAAAATGGAAGTTAGATATTGTTATTAAGTTGAACAATATTTGATTTGTGAACCTTCAAGTTGGTGAGAACTatgttttaacttttttttttttttttacctgcTTCACTGAGATGAGATTTGAGTTTTTGACCTTTTCCCTCTGGCTAGCTAGTGCCTAGTGACAGTCATGGTATGGAGTGCTTAAAACATCCTGTCTAAAAGCCTTTGAGAGACACAGGGGGAGGCTTTGATCAGTCTCCCAAGCTAACTTTCAGTAGCATAGTACATAAGATCATAGAAATGTGATAAGTTTTTCGCTATAGACTGACTGTCCTGTTAGCAGTGCCATTGGGTAGCACTACTGCATTagcaattttattttatgaatcaGCACTAAATATTCCTCCTCCTGAGATGATTTATTGGCTAATGATGTTTTTTGTTGCCATCTTTATGGTTTTGGTTTGAATCAATTTGTGACCAAAATGTTATAAGCTGTCTGGTGTTCCTAGTTAAAACCACTAGATGTGATTAAGCATTCCTTTGTTTCCTGATCCCTACATAATTTTTTGTCATATTG
This DNA window, taken from Solanum dulcamara chromosome 3, daSolDulc1.2, whole genome shotgun sequence, encodes the following:
- the LOC129882835 gene encoding uncharacterized protein LOC129882835, whose translation is MEEEGGGGETGFMVIETVSDTLDSSIKFHLVTDILGFVLFMHQQIPSLLQDLTLEFDELNTEFAELETAIVQAETCSLRRNHASRKREVRMGIRRLEKLMSTISSLKTALQLMITEFPAIQRVILILGPSPLRPLNVYELSFSCETAASGGDFTRNRVVETLSKKAIRVLVSKGAGSSSSTGPTKLFLLVQAPSSINLHLHFLPKRDFRYSKKIVPFKVRFTGRTKNLEREARADDTHTAKAITSHSSNVNDVIWFQCRHIIKGLASRASPTEE